TCCTCTATCGACAGGCGGGTAGGGTTTTCATTGAAATATTCATCGGCCGGGATGAATTCGAAGAAGATGCCTGAGTTTGAAAGCAGCAGCAGTCCTTCTTCTTTTTGCGAATCCTGATAGGCAATAAAACCTTCGGAGGCTGGGTATGTTTCTACTGAGTCCACCTTGCGACCAATGGAATCAAAAAGCTTGGCCCGGTAAGGTTCAAAGTTGACCCCTCCGTAAACGAAAAGATCGAAATTCGGGAATACATCTTTTATTTTCTTCCCTGTCCTTGCCTGAATCCGGTCGAAGTACATCTGCACCCAGGGTGGAATGCCCGAGATCAGCGTCATATCCTGATTTATGGTTTCATCAATGATCTTTTCCAGCTTTTGTTCCCAGTCTTCAATACAATTGGTTTCATAACTGGGCAGTTGATTTGTTCTTAGGTAACCTGGCACGTGGTGATTCACTATCCCTGAAAGCCTGCCTGTATTGACACCTGCTTTTTGGCCTAACTCCGGGCTACCGGAAAGAAAGATGAGCTTACCATCCAGGAACCTGGACTTACCGGTTTCATGCACATAACTAAGCAGTGCATTTCTGGCACTGTTAATATGGTTGGGAAGGGATTCTTTAGTAATCGGAATATATTTAACACCTGACGTGGTGCCGGAGGTCTTTGAAAAGTATTCGGGTTTGCCGGGCCATAGTACATCTGCTTTGCCATCAAGTATCTGTTTCACATAAGGTGACAGTTCTTCATAATCACGGATGGGTACCCGCTTTTTATAATCATCGTGACTGTTTATTTCTCCGAAGGCATGATCCTTACCGAATACTGTGCCGGTGGCTTTGCCTATTATTTCGTTGAAAATTTTTGCCTGATATTTTCCTGGTTCTGCCGACCATTTCTTTTGCTGACCGACGATATATGAAGCGAATGGCTTACTTAATATTGACCTGAATCCCATACTCACAAATATACATAACTCACCCTATTGAACTAACTTCTTTTTTAGTCGTGTTCCTTTGATAATTATTTGTCATTTTAATAGTTATTATAATTGGCAAAAACTTACAACCCCTGAAAATTTGTCTCGTTTTAAAAGGGCAGCATAGTTTTTGTAAAGGATATAAAAAAATATATATGATGCGTAAAACTATTTATGTAATAGCAGTAAGCTTTATAGCTGGTTTGGGCGGGTCTTTTACTTATGATCAGCTTAAAACCGGGCAAAACCAGGATCTAACACCTCCATCTCATGCCGTACACCTGGCCAGCAATACCAGCGACAGCAATGCAACCATGTACAGCGGTATCTCCACCAGGACTGAGCTTCCGGAAAGTGACTTCGTAGAAGCTTCCAGGACCAGTACCGAGAGTGTGGTTTATATTAAAAATATTTCCGAAACCAGTTATAGCCGCAGTTACATGGACTGGTTTTTTGACAGAAATCCGGGCACTCATACGCAGATCAGCAGTGGTTCGGGAGTTATATTTACTGCAGACGGTTACATTGTCACCAATAACCATGTGGTGCAAAATGCTGACCGGCTGGAAGTAGTCTACCATAAGCGCATATATGATGCAGAGCTTATAGGTACTGACCCTTCCACTGACCTGGCGGTATTGAAGATTGATGCCCAAAACTTACCGGCTATACCAACAGGAAGCTCCAAAAACCTGAATGTCGGTGAATGGGTAATTGCTGTTGGAAATCCCTTCAATCTCACCTCTACGGTTACTGCGGGTATCGTGAGTGCCAAGGGCCGCGAGATCAATATATTGCAGGGAAAATTTCCTATAGAATCTTTTATACAAACCGATGCCGCAATTAATCCGGGCAACAGTGGTGGTGCGCTGGTTAACCGACAGGGCCAGCTTGTAGGCATAAATACTGCTATACTTTCACGTACCGGTTCGTATGCCGGTTATGGTTTTGCTGTACCTATTGATATAGTAAAGAAGATTGTGGGCGACCTCATTGAATACGGCGAAGTGCAAAAGGCCTTTTTTGGAGGTGAAGCTACTGATTTTGATGCGGCTATTGCAAAAAGGCTTGACATTGCAGTAAACAGGGAATTCAACGGCGTACTGCTGGCTTATGTCCAAAATGAAGGTGCAGCAGCAAAAGCAGGGTTAAAAGAAGGTGATATTATCTTAAAGATCAATGACACACCTGTAAACAGCAAAAGTCAGTTTGAAGAAGAGCTTAGCTATCACTCTCCGGGGGATAAGGTAACCTTTACTTACAAAAGGGGTGATAATACCCGGCAGGCAAACCTGACACTCACCAACCGTGAAGGAACCACCTCCGTACTTAAGCGTGAAATATATACATCAGAGTCGCTGGGTGCGCAGTTTGAGGCGGTACCTAAAGTAGAGCGGGATATTATCGGTATTGACTACGGCGTCAAGGTATTTAATATAGGCAATGGCCTGGTGAGGCGAATAGGTATCACTGAGGATTTCATTATTACCGATATTAACAGGAATCCTATTAAGTCGCCGCAAAGGCTGGTTGAGATCCTCGAAAAAATCCGTGGAAGAGTAATTATAGAAGGGGTAAACAGCCAGGGACGCAGAGGGTATTATTCGTTTGAGCTTAGGTAGTGTAACCTCATAAATTTTAAAGTGGCTGCTGTATCAACCATCTCTGTTTGTTATGTGGAATTTGATGCAGCCATTTTACATTAATATATTTAACCAATTCCCTATGACTGCTTTTGAACCGGAAATCTTCAGAACTGAGATCATTGTAAAGGAAGATGATATCGATGATCTGAAGCATGTTAATAATGTAACTTACCTGGAATGGGTCCAGCATCTTGCTCACCGGCATTGGCAGGCACGGGCCACTCCGGAACTAATGCGATACAAATGGGTAGCGCTGAACCACTTCATCGAATATAAACGCCCGGCATTTATTGGTGATAAGATAGAGGCAACTACCTTCATAGGGAAAACTGAGGGTGTAAGGTGTGAGCGATTTGCGGAGTTT
This region of Fulvivirga ulvae genomic DNA includes:
- a CDS encoding GH3 auxin-responsive promoter family protein, with the translated sequence MGFRSILSKPFASYIVGQQKKWSAEPGKYQAKIFNEIIGKATGTVFGKDHAFGEINSHDDYKKRVPIRDYEELSPYVKQILDGKADVLWPGKPEYFSKTSGTTSGVKYIPITKESLPNHINSARNALLSYVHETGKSRFLDGKLIFLSGSPELGQKAGVNTGRLSGIVNHHVPGYLRTNQLPSYETNCIEDWEQKLEKIIDETINQDMTLISGIPPWVQMYFDRIQARTGKKIKDVFPNFDLFVYGGVNFEPYRAKLFDSIGRKVDSVETYPASEGFIAYQDSQKEEGLLLLSNSGIFFEFIPADEYFNENPTRLSIEEVKTGVNYAVIINSNAGLWGYSIGDTVKFVSTNPHRLLVTGRIKHFISAFGEHVIGEEVEKAMKHTIAKFSETEIVEFTVAPQVTPDEGLPLHEWYVEFSNSPSDLAAFEKELNLQLQKLNSYYDDLQTGNILRSLKIIQLKRNSFIEYMKSQGKLGGQNKVPRLSNDRKIADELMKYKA
- a CDS encoding S1C family serine protease, coding for MMRKTIYVIAVSFIAGLGGSFTYDQLKTGQNQDLTPPSHAVHLASNTSDSNATMYSGISTRTELPESDFVEASRTSTESVVYIKNISETSYSRSYMDWFFDRNPGTHTQISSGSGVIFTADGYIVTNNHVVQNADRLEVVYHKRIYDAELIGTDPSTDLAVLKIDAQNLPAIPTGSSKNLNVGEWVIAVGNPFNLTSTVTAGIVSAKGREINILQGKFPIESFIQTDAAINPGNSGGALVNRQGQLVGINTAILSRTGSYAGYGFAVPIDIVKKIVGDLIEYGEVQKAFFGGEATDFDAAIAKRLDIAVNREFNGVLLAYVQNEGAAAKAGLKEGDIILKINDTPVNSKSQFEEELSYHSPGDKVTFTYKRGDNTRQANLTLTNREGTTSVLKREIYTSESLGAQFEAVPKVERDIIGIDYGVKVFNIGNGLVRRIGITEDFIITDINRNPIKSPQRLVEILEKIRGRVIIEGVNSQGRRGYYSFELR
- a CDS encoding acyl-CoA thioesterase codes for the protein MTAFEPEIFRTEIIVKEDDIDDLKHVNNVTYLEWVQHLAHRHWQARATPELMRYKWVALNHFIEYKRPAFIGDKIEATTFIGKTEGVRCERFAEFYKDGQLLAKSRSEWCMVEGESLKPVRVPAEMYKLFSE